One part of the Magallana gigas chromosome 5, xbMagGiga1.1, whole genome shotgun sequence genome encodes these proteins:
- the LOC136275677 gene encoding cell death abnormality protein 1-like isoform X3 — MFQVSLTESAVCVNNLTKQRNCCTDYRNISGRCEACIGLWGKDCVNRCADGFYGLGCRHKCHCNEQLPICDSKLGCTNRSDTGAMEGISNTTVLAVFLLLTCFLVFLLIGTVLYFYQLQKNREKPSTSQLGVTTCASSNHLKDQTEDAIYNDIRESHFIDSRFVATTNNSSTCFSKDYKQIQGMISKSSKQDMSTPTDSRVLSPTEYESCFKESEGYSRLGLKSHVRSSVLRKNYE; from the exons ATGTTTCAG GTTTCATTGACAGAATCTGCTGTGTGCGTTAACAA CTTAACAAAGCAAAGGAACTGCTGCACGGACTATAGGAATATATCTGGGAGATGCGAAG CCTGCATCGGTTTGTGGGGAAAGGACTGTGTCAATAGATGTGCAGATGGTTTTTATGGACTCGGTTGTCGCCATAAGTGCCATTGTAATGAACAATTACCGATATGTGATTCCAAACTAGGATGTACTAATCGAAGTGATACAGGAG CCATGGAGGGAATATCAAATACGACAGTTTTGGCCGTTTTCCTTCTTCTCACTTGTTTTCTTGTATTCCTGTTAATAGGAACAGTGCTTTATTTTTACCAACTACA AAAAAATCGTGAGAAACCAAGTACGTCTCAATTAG GTGTAACAACATGTGCAAGCTCTAATCATCTAAAAGATCAAACGGAGGATGCTATCTACAACGATATCAGAGAATCCCATTTTATTGACAGCCGATTTGTTGCTACAACGAACAATTCATCTACATGCTTTTCAAAAGACTATAAACAAATACAAGGGATGATCTCAAAATCATCTAAGCAGGATATGTCAACGCCAACAGACTCAAGAGTCCTGAGTCCTACTGAATATGAAAGTTGCTTTAAAGAATCAGAAGGTTATAGTCGCTTAGGACTTAAAAGTCATGTTCGATCATCTGTCCTCAGAAAAAATTACgagtga
- the LOC136275677 gene encoding cell death abnormality protein 1-like isoform X2, with protein MNEIMNSQIFINVLLPGYFQVSLTESAVCVNNLTKQRNCCTDYRNISGRCEACIGLWGKDCVNRCADGFYGLGCRHKCHCNEQLPICDSKLGCTNRSDTGAMEGISNTTVLAVFLLLTCFLVFLLIGTVLYFYQLQKNREKPSVTTCASSNHLKDQTEDAIYNDIRESHFIDSRFVATTNNSSTCFSKDYKQIQGMISKSSKQDMSTPTDSRVLSPTEYESCFKESEGYSRLGLKSHVRSSVLRKNYE; from the exons ATGAATGAGATAATGAACTCTCAGattttcataaatgtattgCTACCAGGTTATTTTCAGGTTTCATTGACAGAATCTGCTGTGTGCGTTAACAA CTTAACAAAGCAAAGGAACTGCTGCACGGACTATAGGAATATATCTGGGAGATGCGAAG CCTGCATCGGTTTGTGGGGAAAGGACTGTGTCAATAGATGTGCAGATGGTTTTTATGGACTCGGTTGTCGCCATAAGTGCCATTGTAATGAACAATTACCGATATGTGATTCCAAACTAGGATGTACTAATCGAAGTGATACAGGAG CCATGGAGGGAATATCAAATACGACAGTTTTGGCCGTTTTCCTTCTTCTCACTTGTTTTCTTGTATTCCTGTTAATAGGAACAGTGCTTTATTTTTACCAACTACA AAAAAATCGTGAGAAACCAA GTGTAACAACATGTGCAAGCTCTAATCATCTAAAAGATCAAACGGAGGATGCTATCTACAACGATATCAGAGAATCCCATTTTATTGACAGCCGATTTGTTGCTACAACGAACAATTCATCTACATGCTTTTCAAAAGACTATAAACAAATACAAGGGATGATCTCAAAATCATCTAAGCAGGATATGTCAACGCCAACAGACTCAAGAGTCCTGAGTCCTACTGAATATGAAAGTTGCTTTAAAGAATCAGAAGGTTATAGTCGCTTAGGACTTAAAAGTCATGTTCGATCATCTGTCCTCAGAAAAAATTACgagtga
- the LOC136275677 gene encoding cell death abnormality protein 1-like isoform X1, with protein sequence MNEIMNSQIFINVLLPGYFQVSLTESAVCVNNLTKQRNCCTDYRNISGRCEACIGLWGKDCVNRCADGFYGLGCRHKCHCNEQLPICDSKLGCTNRSDTGAMEGISNTTVLAVFLLLTCFLVFLLIGTVLYFYQLQKNREKPSTSQLGVTTCASSNHLKDQTEDAIYNDIRESHFIDSRFVATTNNSSTCFSKDYKQIQGMISKSSKQDMSTPTDSRVLSPTEYESCFKESEGYSRLGLKSHVRSSVLRKNYE encoded by the exons ATGAATGAGATAATGAACTCTCAGattttcataaatgtattgCTACCAGGTTATTTTCAGGTTTCATTGACAGAATCTGCTGTGTGCGTTAACAA CTTAACAAAGCAAAGGAACTGCTGCACGGACTATAGGAATATATCTGGGAGATGCGAAG CCTGCATCGGTTTGTGGGGAAAGGACTGTGTCAATAGATGTGCAGATGGTTTTTATGGACTCGGTTGTCGCCATAAGTGCCATTGTAATGAACAATTACCGATATGTGATTCCAAACTAGGATGTACTAATCGAAGTGATACAGGAG CCATGGAGGGAATATCAAATACGACAGTTTTGGCCGTTTTCCTTCTTCTCACTTGTTTTCTTGTATTCCTGTTAATAGGAACAGTGCTTTATTTTTACCAACTACA AAAAAATCGTGAGAAACCAAGTACGTCTCAATTAG GTGTAACAACATGTGCAAGCTCTAATCATCTAAAAGATCAAACGGAGGATGCTATCTACAACGATATCAGAGAATCCCATTTTATTGACAGCCGATTTGTTGCTACAACGAACAATTCATCTACATGCTTTTCAAAAGACTATAAACAAATACAAGGGATGATCTCAAAATCATCTAAGCAGGATATGTCAACGCCAACAGACTCAAGAGTCCTGAGTCCTACTGAATATGAAAGTTGCTTTAAAGAATCAGAAGGTTATAGTCGCTTAGGACTTAAAAGTCATGTTCGATCATCTGTCCTCAGAAAAAATTACgagtga